The following are from one region of the Sandaracinus amylolyticus genome:
- a CDS encoding DNA polymerase IV has product MSREVERTILHVDMDAFYASVEQRDDPSIRGKPVIVGGAARRGVVSAASYEARTFGVRSAMSMGEAMRRCPHAIVVSPRHDHYASVSRQVFAIFHRFTPMVEGLSLDEAFLDVGASRALYGDGEAIAAQIKRAIREEVGLTASAGVAPSKFVAKIASDLRKPDGLVVVRAGEVREFLAPLPIERMWGMGPKSAPRAHAAGYHTLGDLARADDERLARAFGEWGPEMARLARGEDERDVEPEREAKSIGAEETFDDDLRDENAVATKLLSQSSRVAQRLFLAGLAGRGVTVKLKYSDFTLKTRSMQLPEAVSDTTSIHRAARALLERFEPSLLARKGVRLSGVSVSALVPIDEARTLFPDPGVERGRKLEAALAALRDRGAGVTRAALLGERDDDDDE; this is encoded by the coding sequence GTGTCGCGCGAGGTCGAGCGCACCATCCTGCACGTCGACATGGACGCGTTCTATGCGTCGGTCGAGCAGCGCGACGATCCGTCGATCCGCGGCAAGCCGGTGATCGTCGGGGGCGCGGCGCGGCGCGGTGTGGTGTCGGCTGCGTCGTACGAGGCGCGCACGTTCGGGGTGCGCTCCGCGATGTCGATGGGCGAGGCGATGCGGCGATGCCCGCACGCGATCGTGGTGTCGCCGCGGCACGATCACTACGCGTCGGTCAGCCGTCAGGTGTTCGCGATCTTCCATCGCTTCACGCCGATGGTCGAAGGGCTCTCGCTCGACGAGGCGTTCCTCGACGTCGGCGCGAGCCGCGCGCTCTACGGCGACGGCGAGGCGATCGCCGCCCAGATCAAGCGCGCGATCCGCGAGGAGGTCGGGCTCACCGCGTCGGCGGGCGTCGCACCGTCGAAGTTCGTCGCGAAGATCGCGAGCGATCTGCGCAAGCCCGACGGGCTCGTGGTGGTGCGCGCCGGTGAAGTGCGCGAGTTCCTCGCGCCGCTGCCGATCGAGCGCATGTGGGGCATGGGCCCGAAGAGCGCGCCGCGCGCGCACGCGGCGGGCTATCACACGCTCGGCGACCTCGCGCGCGCCGACGACGAGCGGCTCGCGCGCGCGTTCGGCGAGTGGGGCCCCGAGATGGCGCGGCTCGCGCGCGGCGAGGACGAGCGCGACGTCGAGCCCGAGCGCGAGGCGAAGTCGATCGGCGCCGAGGAGACGTTCGACGACGATCTGCGCGACGAGAACGCGGTCGCGACGAAGCTGCTCTCGCAGAGCTCGCGCGTCGCGCAGCGGCTGTTCCTCGCGGGGCTCGCGGGGCGCGGCGTGACGGTGAAGCTCAAGTACAGCGACTTCACGCTGAAGACGCGCTCGATGCAGCTCCCCGAGGCGGTCTCCGACACGACGTCGATCCATCGCGCGGCGCGTGCGCTGCTCGAGCGCTTCGAGCCCTCGCTGCTCGCGCGCAAGGGCGTGCGGCTCAGCGGCGTGAGCGTGTCGGCGCTGGTGCCGATCGACGAGGCGCGCACGCTCTTCCCCGATCCCGGGGTCGAGCGCGGGCGCAAGCTCGAGGCGGCGCTCGCCGCGCTGCGCGATCGCGGTGCGGGCGTCACGCGCGCGGCGCTGCTCGGCGAGCGCGACGACGACGACGACGAGTGA
- a CDS encoding class I SAM-dependent methyltransferase, with protein sequence MTRQTWDPGTYDTHARFVSDLGMPVVELLAPRRGERILDLGCGDGALTRALVELGCEVVGIDASEPFVAAARARGIDARVMDGHAIALEGEAPFDAVFSNAALHWMKDADAVIAGVRRVLRPGGRFVAECGGLGCVETIHRALIDALDARGHDGRAASPWYFPSAEDYGARLERAGFEVHAIALFPRPTPLPGDVIGWLETFAQRFTGVLPEAERPAYLEDVRARVEPALRDPSGAWTADYVRLRFAAHLPG encoded by the coding sequence ATGACCCGCCAGACCTGGGATCCCGGCACGTACGACACCCACGCGCGCTTCGTCTCGGACCTCGGAATGCCCGTCGTGGAGCTGCTCGCGCCGCGACGCGGCGAGCGCATCCTCGACCTCGGCTGCGGTGACGGCGCGCTCACACGCGCGCTCGTCGAGCTCGGCTGCGAGGTCGTCGGCATCGACGCGAGCGAGCCCTTCGTCGCCGCAGCACGCGCGCGCGGAATCGACGCGCGGGTGATGGACGGCCACGCGATCGCGCTCGAGGGCGAAGCGCCGTTCGACGCGGTGTTCAGCAACGCGGCGCTCCACTGGATGAAGGACGCCGACGCGGTGATCGCGGGCGTGCGGCGCGTGCTGCGCCCCGGCGGACGCTTCGTCGCGGAGTGCGGCGGGCTCGGCTGCGTCGAGACGATCCATCGCGCGCTGATCGACGCGCTCGACGCGCGCGGGCACGACGGGCGCGCCGCGAGCCCCTGGTACTTCCCGAGCGCCGAGGACTACGGGGCGAGGCTCGAGCGCGCGGGCTTCGAGGTGCACGCGATCGCGCTGTTCCCGCGCCCGACGCCGCTCCCCGGCGACGTGATCGGCTGGCTCGAGACGTTCGCGCAGCGCTTCACCGGCGTGCTGCCCGAGGCCGAGCGACCCGCGTACCTCGAGGACGTCCGGGCGCGTGTCGAGCCGGCGCTGCGCGACCCGAGCGGCGCGTGGACCGCGGACTACGTGCGGCTCCGCTTCGCCGCGCACCTGCCCGGGTGA